A stretch of Apostichopus japonicus isolate 1M-3 chromosome 9, ASM3797524v1, whole genome shotgun sequence DNA encodes these proteins:
- the LOC139974353 gene encoding fibrinogen-like protein A, translating to MKLSRATVIKLLMVHLVTTALTKAEDTVYRGTFKCRNPREEKAREQHSSVPPVESTTNMATSSNTCTKQIQTTTATSGSNMKDCLDVFNAGNTTNGIYTIKPTNWTGASFDVFCNMTDGGGWTVFQRRVDGSVDFYRTWTSYKQGFGDPCHEFWLGNDKLSLLTNQGDYEIRIDMVNKHGNPYYAKYDLFRINDESDNYKLSKLGAYTGTADTNNQLDKAGLEYHRNQVFSTYDRDHDKFKSMNCAKKYQGAWWYKNCHYSNLNGNYTAVEDNPDRSKRGVSITWKYLPGDSHHIKYTEMKIRPVKI from the exons atgaagCTTTCTAGAGCTACCGTTATCAAGCTGTTGATGGTTCATCTTGTAACTACTGCTTTGACGAAAG CTGAAGACACTGTTTATCgtggtaccttcaaatgtagGAACCCGAGAGAGGAGAAAG CCCGCGAACAACATTCTTCTGTGCCACCTGTTGAGAGCACAACTAATATGGCGACATCATCTAACACGTGCACTAAGCAGATTCAGACGACCACTGCTACCTCTGGCTCTAAT ATGAAAGACTGCTTGGATGTCTTCAATGCTGGTAATACAACCAATGGCATCTACACAATCAAACCAACTAACTGGACTGGGGCGTCGTTTGATGTCTTCTgtaacatgactgacggaggaggatggacg GTATTCCAACGTCGTGTTGATGGTTCTGTTGACTTTTATCGTACCTGGACCAGCTATAAACAAGGCTTTGGCGACCCCTGCCACGAGTTTTGGTTAGGTAATGATAAACTGTCCCTCCTCACCAATCAAGGTGACTATGAAATCCGGATTGACATGGTCAACAAACATGGAAACCCCTACTACGCTAAATACGACTTATTCCGCATCAACGATGAAAGTGATAACTACAAGCTGTCTAAGCTGGGAGCTTACACTGGAACTGCAG ATACAAACAATCAGCTTGATAAGGCAGGTTTGGAATATCACCGTAACCAGGTTTTTAGTACCTACGACAGAGATCATGATAAATTCAAATCTATGAACTGCGCAAAGAAGTATCAAGGTGCGTGGTGGTATAAAAACTGTCACTACTCTAACCTCAATGGTAATTATACTGCTGTCGAAGATAATCCTGATCGAAGTAAACGTGGTGTTAGTATAACCTGGAAGTATCTACCGGGAGACTCTCACCACATCAAATACACTGAGATGAAGATCCGTCCTGTCAAGATCTAG